One Onychostoma macrolepis isolate SWU-2019 chromosome 10, ASM1243209v1, whole genome shotgun sequence genomic region harbors:
- the LOC131548649 gene encoding PPP2R1A-PPP2R2A-interacting phosphatase regulator 1, whose translation MERMEVDQCAGAGGALRRSNSAPMITNVSDGTTVFSSNSSARYRRSSVSVNPSCPSRTLPLSPFSLSCERSEQKRQIENMELTLRGSLQRLSASPAVPFPPASHWHDHLSPGFHSQDSGVTPNSSPSPTRRFRGGSVSSGVRWPSVAPLKRKGGVESDGPPKKLFVAGVTDPAHITSYTVSVSQSVDSSSGTAPVGSNTQATPLSLSPPPPFTSHHPSI comes from the exons ATGGAGAGGATGGAGGTGGACCAGTGCGCAGGCGCAGGAGGAGCCCTCCGAAGGTCCAACAGCGCCCCCATGATCACGAACGTCAG TGATGGGACAACAGTATTCAGCTCTAATAGTTCGGCTCGGTATCGTCGGAGCAGCGTTTCTGTGAACCCGAGCTGTCCCTCACGG ACCCTTCCTCTGTCCCCGTTCTCACTGTCTTGTGAGAGATCCGAACAAAAGAGACAG ATTGAGAATATGGAGCTCACTTTGAGAGGAAGTTTACAGAGACTTAG TGCCTCGCCTGCTGTTCCCTTCCCTCCTGCGAGTCACTGGCATGACCATCTGTCTCCA GGATTCCATTCCCAGGACAGCGGTGTCACTCCTAATTCCTCACCCAGTCCAACTCGAAGGTTTCGAGG AGGATCTGTGAGCTCTGGAGTGAGATGGCCATCAGTTGCACCTTTGAAAAGGAAAG GTGGAGTGGAATCGGACGGTCCGCCCAAAAAGCTCTTTGTCGCTGGAGTCACAGACCCTGCTCACATAACCAGTTACACAGTCAG TGTTTCCCAGTCAGTGGACTCTTCCTCTGGGACTGCTCCTGTCGGTTCAAACACCCAGGCCACCCCCCTGTCTCTCTCCCCTCCGCCCCCCTTCACCTCTCACCACCCCAGCATCTGA
- the c10h17orf49 gene encoding chromatin complexes subunit BAP18 — protein sequence MTSASTKVGEIFSAAGAAFSKLGELTMQLHPVADSSPAGAKWTDTEIEMLRSAVRRFGEDLNSISSVIKERTVAQIKTTVKRKLYEDSRVPLTAESPKKTMKKTTVMLPPPPASVAPTVITVPTSQVVVTTGLQSSSSLQPAIKNPKPSDVTLSALNDSDVNSDLVDIEGLGEGSTKKPNFDQESLNLDSSLIMNSSDLPLLSR from the exons atgacttcagcTTCCACAAAG GTGGGCGAGATCTTCTCGGCTGCAGGCGCTGCTTTCTCTAAACTGGGTGAACTGACCATGCAGCTGCATCCAGTGGCGGACTCCTCTCCTGCAGG AGCCAAATGGACCGACACGGAGATTGAGATGCTGCGTTCTGCAGTTCGCCGCTTCGGTGAAGATTTGAACAGCATCAGCTCAGTCATAAAGGAGCGGACAGT TGCCCAGATTAAGACCACAGTGAAAAGGAAGCTGTATGAGGACAGCAGGGTACCTCTCACTGCAGAGTCGCCTAAAAAAACCATGAAGAAAACCACAGTGATGCTACCGCCGCCCCCTGCATCAGTCGCCCCCACCGTTATCACTGTGCCCACCTCACAGGTCGTTGTGACAACTGGATTGCAGAGTTCTTCGTCTTTACAACCAGCAATAAAGAACCCTAAACCATCAG ATGTGACTCTGAGTGCTTTGAATGACTCTGACGTGAACAGCGATTTGGTGGATATTGAAGGGCTTGGAGAGGGTTCCACTAAAAAACCAAACTTCGACCAAG AGAGCTTGAATCTGGACTCCAGTCTTATAATGAACTCCAGTGATCTACCTCTGCTGTCCCGCTGA
- the rnasekb gene encoding ribonuclease kappa-B, with translation MPSLLFCGPKLAACGIVLSIWGVIMLSMLGIFFSAKSAVLIEDVPFTEEDIRDDKNPPQNIYGLYNQVGINCFIAAAIYVGVGAVSLCQVRLNKRQEYMVT, from the exons ATGCCGTCGCTTTTATTCTGTGGGCCCAAGTTGGCCGCCTGTGGGATCGTGTTAAGCATCTGGGGTGTCATTATGCTG TCAATGTTGGGAATCTTCTTCAGTGCAAAATCTGCTGTGCTGATCGAAGATGTTCCTTTTACTGAGGAAGACATCCGTGATGA CAAGAATCCACCGCAGAACATTTACGGACTCTACAACCAAGTTGGCATCAACTGCTTCATTGCTGCTGCCATCTATGTAGGTGTCGGAGCTGTGTCTCTGTGTCAGGTTCGCCTTAACAAGCGCCAGGAGTACATGGTCACATAA
- the med11 gene encoding mediator of RNA polymerase II transcription subunit 11, whose product MANDRLRALEDVEKEIALVLQSAGTIVLELSKEKANASLLDRQLNQFQTSINRVESELSAQIRYLTQVATGQPHEGSTYSARKDCQMALNRAEYARVKLGELGRTCEIMLDPQT is encoded by the exons ATGGCTAATGACAGGCTGAGGGCGTTGGAAGATGTGGAGAAGGAGATAGCTTTAGTGCTGCAGAGCGCAG GAACGATCGTGCTGGAGCTTTCTAAAGAGAAGGCCAATGCTAGTTTATTAGACCGACAGCTGAACCAGTTCCAGACCTCCATCAACAGAGTTGAGAGTGAACTGAGTGCACAGATCCGATATCTGACAcag GTGGCAACAGGTCAGCCTCATGAGGGATCGACATACTCGGCCAGAAAGGACTGTCAGATGGCCCTAAACCGTGCAGAATACGCCCGTGTCAAACTGGGGGAGCTGGGACGCACCTGTGAGATAATGCTTGATCCGCAGACATAA
- the si:ch1073-143l10.2 gene encoding autophagy-related protein 16-1, giving the protein MESWKSHVRAELFHRDCRQKDPFSGLFDKVSRLEEMLAFHTKLRQDMDTCSSTENGSSRYPDEDGTLYLRVNELKFLNQQLKQKISDLTSNAYLKDAELHYCHSQVARYRTEAVVLAQGASSLKADLEEYEYQLECQSKELTALRLEHSSLREELTAANLQNEQLLDRWLEEKKEEAERINKYNATQERWQRLAGRLKKRYRVRSRAACAAHKLTESKTPPP; this is encoded by the exons ATGGAGTCCTGGAAGAGTCACGTGCGGGCAGAGCTGTTTCACAGAGACTGCAGGCAGAAAGATCCTTTCTCTGGCCTGTTTGACAAGG TGTCCAGGCTGGAGGAGATGCTGGCCTTTCACACGAAACTCAGGCAAGACATGGACACATGCAG TTCCACAGAAAATGGAAGCTCTAGATACCCAGATGAAGACGGCACCCTTTATTTGAGAGTGAATGAGCTGAAATTTCTTAATCAACAG CTCAAGCAGAAAATCTCAGATCTGACCAGCAATGCATACCTGAAGGATGCAGAGTTACATTACTGTCACTCACA AGTTGCCCGCTACAGGACCGAAGCGGTTGTATTGGCCCAGGGGGCTTCCAGTCTGAAGGCTGATCTAGAGGAATATGAGTATCAGCTGGAGTGTCAATCAAAGGAGTTGACAGCACTGAGACTGGAGCACAGCTCACTGAGAGAGGAGCTGACGGCCGCAAACCTCCAGAACGAGCAGCTCCTCGACCGCTGGTTAGAGGAGAAGAAAGAAGAGGCTGAGAGgattaataaatacaatgcTACACAAGAAAG ATGGCAACGTTTGGCAGGTCGACTGAAGAAGCGGTATCGAGTCAGATCTCGAGCAGCCTGTGCAGCCCACAAACTGACAGAGTCCAAAACTCCTCCTCCTTAG